Proteins found in one Sporosarcina sp. FSL K6-3457 genomic segment:
- a CDS encoding DNA polymerase III subunit alpha has translation MSKKTGGGIALTLVYPQVVTGADLLRGIIKLDRLAPLLQRRGATSVAIVNSKLYGIRSFYNVMKKYGVRPVIGLSIYVEVSETEAVLLYIYAKDDQGYRNLLKMSSAVAVRDAETLPLHWLKAYSAGCVIICSVTDTSWSGFYDKEVFQRVVTSCGGAAVALGISRAGGVKHPDEENMEAIAEAIHIPIVAVHESRFLNKDDAFAYEVADAIRTGYKLNDPARPEHNQQAAYVPEESELVEWFMDRPQWLENMSDLLMSCDVSLPASQSLMPVFPVPVGETVTSLLEKNSVAGLQRRLGTVEGTYVERLRYEITIISSMGFADYFLIVEDFMRYAKDNHILTGPGRGSSAGSLVAFALGITDVDPIKYGLIFERFLNPDRVTMPDIDIDFADNRRAEVIDYVAQKYGKTHVAQIITFGTLSARSVARNVARVFDFTNEEMAFLSKEIPARHAGTLEEAVGQSKALRDWLEIDPVRSKWLKAAATIEGLPRNASTHAAGVILSPVPLVEIVPLQGGGDEIYLTQWPMGDVEAQGLLKMDFLGLRNLTLLDRIRSMIQYDKRIRLDFEAIPLDDEKTFNLFRAGDMTGIFQFESEGMREALRLIQPTTFEDLFAINALYRPGPMDNIPLYSRRKNGKEQVTYLHPQLESVLKETHGVIIYQEQIMQIAVRIAGFSMGEADLLRRSISKKNRDTLQEGRARFTQGAMKNGFPESAAVAVYDLIVKFADYGFPKSHAVAYSLISYRLGYLKANEPAYFYAALLSSTTGNNEKTMELLRESKARGIQVFPPSVKHSQYMYTVENGAIRMGLGAIKGVTPVFFGVLKEARKSGGNWKTLFEMAEGLGVEAFTEKTINPLVKAGALDEFGQSRTVLLASIKGAISHLLFGGEASPKYTPAESQERMEALESEKEVLGFYLSDHPATEMKEVLGGGFNAISTLSTVKEREQVKIAGLVTDIKRIRTKKGEAMAFVTLQDETGDISCTFFPRQYAVSANQLVEMTWIQLEGTVERHRGKPQILVQQAKNK, from the coding sequence GTGAGTAAAAAAACGGGCGGAGGGATTGCATTGACACTTGTCTATCCGCAAGTAGTGACTGGCGCAGATCTTTTGCGCGGTATCATAAAGCTCGATCGGCTAGCCCCACTTCTGCAAAGGAGAGGGGCTACCTCTGTTGCCATCGTCAATTCGAAATTATACGGGATTCGTTCGTTTTATAATGTGATGAAGAAATATGGGGTTCGCCCTGTTATCGGCTTATCCATTTATGTGGAGGTCAGTGAGACAGAGGCTGTTCTGTTATACATTTATGCAAAAGATGACCAAGGCTATCGTAATTTGTTGAAGATGAGTAGTGCTGTAGCTGTCAGAGATGCTGAAACACTCCCCCTTCATTGGCTGAAAGCTTATAGTGCGGGATGTGTCATTATTTGTTCGGTGACGGATACTTCCTGGAGTGGGTTTTACGACAAAGAAGTATTTCAACGTGTTGTAACGAGTTGTGGCGGGGCGGCGGTTGCGCTAGGGATTAGTAGAGCAGGGGGCGTTAAGCATCCGGATGAAGAGAATATGGAGGCGATAGCGGAGGCAATACATATCCCTATCGTCGCGGTCCATGAATCTCGTTTTCTCAATAAGGATGATGCTTTTGCTTACGAGGTGGCGGACGCAATTCGGACAGGGTATAAGCTAAATGATCCAGCAAGACCGGAACATAATCAGCAAGCTGCATATGTTCCGGAAGAGAGTGAATTGGTGGAATGGTTTATGGATAGACCACAATGGCTCGAAAATATGTCTGATCTGCTAATGTCCTGTGATGTTAGTTTGCCAGCAAGTCAATCGCTCATGCCTGTATTTCCAGTTCCGGTTGGGGAGACAGTCACTTCTTTATTGGAGAAGAACAGCGTAGCTGGCTTGCAGCGAAGACTTGGGACGGTAGAGGGGACTTATGTAGAGCGTCTTCGCTATGAAATTACAATCATTAGTAGTATGGGCTTTGCAGATTATTTTCTTATTGTTGAAGATTTTATGCGTTATGCGAAGGACAATCACATCTTAACCGGCCCTGGCCGGGGATCATCTGCGGGCTCACTCGTTGCATTTGCACTTGGGATAACAGATGTCGATCCCATTAAATATGGACTCATATTTGAACGATTTCTAAATCCAGATCGCGTGACAATGCCTGATATTGATATTGACTTTGCAGATAATCGGCGTGCTGAAGTGATTGACTACGTGGCGCAGAAATACGGCAAAACGCATGTGGCACAAATTATAACATTTGGCACGCTTTCAGCACGGTCTGTTGCTCGCAATGTGGCACGCGTATTTGATTTTACGAACGAAGAAATGGCTTTCTTATCGAAGGAAATCCCAGCGAGACATGCGGGGACATTGGAAGAGGCAGTAGGGCAATCGAAGGCACTTCGTGATTGGCTGGAAATTGACCCAGTGCGTAGTAAGTGGTTAAAAGCGGCAGCAACCATTGAAGGGCTCCCTCGCAATGCATCCACACATGCGGCAGGTGTTATTTTATCTCCCGTACCGCTTGTGGAAATTGTTCCGTTGCAAGGTGGAGGAGATGAAATTTACCTTACGCAATGGCCAATGGGAGATGTTGAAGCACAAGGCTTATTGAAAATGGATTTCCTCGGTTTACGTAATTTAACTTTATTGGACCGAATTAGGTCGATGATTCAGTATGACAAACGAATTCGCTTGGACTTTGAAGCTATTCCCCTCGACGATGAAAAAACATTTAACCTTTTCAGAGCGGGTGATATGACGGGGATTTTTCAATTTGAATCTGAGGGCATGAGAGAGGCATTACGGTTAATTCAGCCGACTACATTTGAGGATCTATTTGCTATTAATGCCTTGTATCGTCCAGGTCCAATGGACAATATTCCCTTATATAGTCGCAGGAAGAACGGTAAAGAACAAGTCACGTATCTTCATCCACAACTTGAGTCGGTATTGAAGGAAACGCATGGAGTGATTATTTATCAAGAACAAATTATGCAAATAGCCGTGCGTATTGCGGGGTTCTCGATGGGAGAAGCAGATTTGTTGAGAAGGTCCATTAGTAAGAAAAACCGTGATACTTTGCAAGAAGGCCGTGCGCGCTTTACACAAGGTGCCATGAAGAATGGATTTCCGGAGAGTGCAGCTGTTGCCGTTTATGATTTGATTGTGAAATTTGCGGATTATGGATTTCCGAAAAGTCATGCGGTTGCATACTCACTTATTTCGTATCGATTGGGTTATTTAAAGGCGAATGAGCCCGCGTATTTTTACGCGGCACTGCTGTCGTCGACAACGGGTAACAATGAGAAGACGATGGAGTTGCTACGTGAATCGAAGGCACGCGGTATCCAAGTTTTTCCGCCGTCTGTGAAGCATAGTCAATATATGTACACCGTTGAAAACGGAGCAATCCGCATGGGCTTAGGGGCAATTAAGGGCGTGACACCTGTATTTTTCGGGGTGCTTAAAGAGGCTAGAAAGTCTGGTGGTAACTGGAAGACCTTGTTTGAAATGGCGGAAGGACTTGGCGTAGAGGCTTTTACAGAGAAGACAATCAATCCACTTGTTAAAGCTGGTGCGCTCGATGAATTTGGCCAATCACGGACTGTGTTACTGGCATCCATTAAAGGGGCAATCAGTCATCTCTTATTTGGCGGGGAGGCAAGCCCAAAGTATACGCCGGCTGAAAGTCAGGAGCGTATGGAGGCGCTGGAATCAGAGAAGGAAGTACTCGGTTTCTATCTTTCTGATCATCCCGCTACAGAAATGAAAGAGGTATTAGGCGGAGGATTTAACGCTATTTCCACGCTTTCCACCGTCAAGGAACGTGAACAAGTGAAAATTGCAGGCCTTGTTACTGATATTAAACGTATCCGTACGAAAAAAGGGGAGGCAATGGCGTTTGTCACGCTTCAAGATGAAACAGGTGATATTTCGTGTACCTTCTTCCCGAGGCAATATGCAGTTTCAGCCAATCAGCTTGTTGAAATGACATGGATTCAACTGGAGGGGACTGTTGAACGTCATAGGGGGAAGCCGCAAATACTTGTGCAGCAGGCAAAAAATAAGTAA
- a CDS encoding metal-dependent hydrolase, with amino-acid sequence MQISYHGHSIVKIMTGNYMIIIDPFITGNKLTDLVVGDEKPDIIVLTHGHNDHVGDTVALAKASDALVIATFELAVYLGWQGVKTHGMNIGGACTFDFGTVKYTQAFHSSSYETEENDIIYTGMPAGILLTVEGKTIYHAGDTAVFGDMEMIGKRHPIDVAFLPIGDNFTMGPEDAAYAVELLNPQVTVPIHFNTFPPIEQDPEVFKELVTNHAVKIMQVGESFEC; translated from the coding sequence ATGCAGATTTCATATCATGGACATTCCATTGTAAAAATAATGACGGGTAACTATATGATTATCATTGATCCATTCATTACAGGAAATAAGCTAACGGACTTAGTTGTTGGCGATGAAAAGCCGGATATTATAGTGCTAACGCATGGGCATAATGATCATGTTGGCGATACAGTTGCGCTTGCCAAAGCAAGTGATGCACTTGTCATTGCAACCTTTGAACTTGCTGTCTACCTTGGATGGCAAGGTGTGAAAACGCATGGTATGAACATTGGTGGTGCGTGTACATTTGATTTTGGAACTGTAAAATATACGCAAGCATTTCATAGTTCGTCTTATGAGACGGAAGAGAATGACATTATCTATACAGGGATGCCGGCGGGGATTTTATTGACAGTGGAAGGGAAAACAATCTATCACGCGGGAGATACAGCAGTTTTTGGGGATATGGAGATGATTGGCAAGCGTCATCCGATTGATGTGGCTTTCTTACCGATTGGTGATAATTTCACAATGGGCCCTGAGGATGCAGCTTATGCTGTAGAGTTGCTGAATCCGCAAGTAACGGTTCCGATTCATTTCAACACATTTCCGCCGATTGAGCAGGATCCAGAAGTATTTAAAGAACTTGTGACCAATCATGCGGTGAAAATTATGCAGGTGGGCGAGTCGTTTGAATGTTGA
- the ald gene encoding alanine dehydrogenase, producing MRIGVPKEVKNNENRVAMTPAGVFNLKSAGHEVFIETGAGIGSSFTDEEYRASGAQIVATAEQAWDTDMVMKVKEPIASEYGYFREGLILFTYLHLAPEVELTKALLDNKVIGIAYETVQLPNNTLPLLAPMSEVAGRMATQIGAQYLQQTSGGKGILLGGVPGVSRGQVTIIGGGQAGTNAARIAVGMGAKVTVLDLSVDRLRYLDEIFGNDIQTLVSNPFNIAESVKHSDLVIGAVLIPGAKAPKLVSEDMVKSMKPGSVLIDIAIDQGGIFATSDRVTTHDNPTYEKHGIVHYAVANMPGAVPQTSTTALTNVTVPYALEIANKGYKQACLDNLALQKGINTLDGHVTYQAVAADQGLDYVVAETLLNR from the coding sequence ATGCGTATTGGGGTTCCGAAAGAAGTTAAAAACAATGAAAATCGTGTTGCAATGACACCAGCAGGAGTTTTTAACCTGAAATCAGCAGGGCATGAAGTCTTCATCGAAACGGGAGCAGGCATCGGGTCAAGCTTTACAGATGAAGAGTATCGTGCATCGGGTGCACAAATCGTCGCAACGGCAGAACAAGCATGGGATACTGATATGGTCATGAAGGTAAAAGAGCCAATTGCTTCAGAGTATGGCTATTTCCGAGAAGGACTTATTCTGTTTACCTACTTGCACCTTGCACCTGAAGTCGAACTAACAAAAGCACTGCTTGATAATAAAGTCATTGGAATTGCTTACGAAACTGTTCAACTTCCAAATAATACATTGCCTCTTCTAGCGCCAATGAGCGAAGTGGCAGGACGTATGGCGACGCAGATTGGTGCACAATATTTACAACAAACGAGCGGTGGAAAAGGAATTCTACTAGGTGGTGTACCAGGCGTTTCACGTGGTCAGGTAACGATTATTGGTGGAGGACAAGCAGGAACGAATGCGGCTCGTATCGCGGTAGGTATGGGAGCAAAAGTAACTGTATTAGACTTGTCTGTAGATCGTCTACGTTATTTAGATGAAATCTTTGGCAACGATATTCAGACACTCGTCTCCAACCCATTCAATATTGCCGAATCTGTCAAACATTCGGATCTTGTCATTGGTGCTGTTTTGATCCCAGGGGCAAAAGCACCGAAGTTAGTGTCAGAAGATATGGTGAAATCGATGAAACCGGGTTCTGTGCTTATTGATATTGCGATTGACCAAGGTGGCATTTTTGCAACGTCAGACCGTGTCACAACGCATGATAATCCAACATACGAAAAACATGGAATTGTTCACTATGCAGTGGCGAATATGCCAGGAGCTGTTCCGCAAACATCGACAACAGCTTTAACGAACGTGACTGTGCCATATGCACTTGAAATTGCTAACAAAGGCTATAAACAAGCTTGTTTAGATAATCTAGCTCTTCAAAAAGGCATCAACACATTGGACGGGCATGTAACTTATCAAGCAGTAGCGGCTGATCAAGGTCTCGACTACGTAGTGGCTGAAACGTTATTAAATAGATAA
- a CDS encoding DHH family phosphoesterase, translating to MKRQIIDTIEKYDKIIIHRHVRPDPDAYGSQMGLKELIQANYPGKQVYAVGAHDESLTYLARPDQVDQALYEGALVIITDTGNTERIDGEFYTQGDLLVKIDHHPDADPYGDVKWVNTSSSSTSEMIHSLFEVGQAEYGWTMTTDAARLLFAGIVGDTGRFMFPSTSVHTFEVASDLIKFDFDRSELFAGMYEVKRELLHLKGYIYQNFKMDDNGAAFVKIDKAILAQFNVTASDTSQLVGALGDVKGICAWVIFIEEEDQIRVRLRSKGPVINKLAAQFGGGGHPLASGASVHSWEEADEVIAELKKLCE from the coding sequence ATGAAAAGACAAATCATTGACACAATTGAAAAGTACGATAAAATCATTATTCATCGTCATGTAAGGCCTGATCCAGATGCATATGGGTCTCAAATGGGCTTAAAGGAATTGATCCAAGCGAATTACCCTGGGAAACAAGTATATGCGGTAGGAGCTCATGATGAATCACTGACATACTTAGCGCGTCCCGATCAAGTTGACCAAGCCTTGTACGAGGGGGCACTTGTCATTATTACGGATACAGGCAATACGGAACGGATTGATGGGGAATTTTATACACAAGGTGATCTTCTTGTGAAAATTGATCATCATCCAGATGCGGATCCTTATGGAGATGTAAAATGGGTGAATACGTCTTCGAGTTCAACTTCAGAAATGATTCATTCGTTGTTTGAAGTAGGACAGGCGGAGTATGGTTGGACGATGACGACGGATGCAGCAAGATTGCTGTTTGCGGGAATTGTCGGAGATACGGGGCGTTTCATGTTCCCGAGTACGTCAGTTCACACGTTTGAAGTCGCAAGTGATCTGATTAAATTTGATTTTGATCGTTCGGAATTATTTGCAGGCATGTACGAAGTGAAGCGAGAATTACTACATCTCAAAGGCTATATTTATCAAAACTTTAAGATGGATGATAATGGAGCAGCCTTCGTTAAAATAGATAAGGCTATATTGGCACAGTTTAATGTGACGGCTTCCGACACTTCTCAGCTTGTGGGAGCGCTTGGGGACGTGAAAGGGATTTGTGCATGGGTCATTTTCATTGAGGAAGAGGATCAGATTCGTGTGAGATTGCGCTCGAAAGGCCCTGTTATTAACAAGTTAGCTGCTCAATTCGGGGGTGGGGGACATCCACTTGCTTCTGGGGCATCTGTCCATTCATGGGAAGAGGCAGATGAAGTCATCGCAGAGTTAAAGAAATTATGTGAGTAA
- the accD gene encoding acetyl-CoA carboxylase, carboxyltransferase subunit beta, translated as MIRDIFMKNKKRRPVTIPSDAAKNDVPEGIMTKCPQCKNIILTKDLMKTLKVCPKCDHHLKMTAAERVTYLFDEGTFESIDNHLKTENPLQFPAYTEKIESDAKKTGLNEAVLTGTGKIDGHEVAVAIMDAHFRMGSMGSVVGEKITRAIEQATSLGIPMLIFSASGGARMQEGVLSLMQMAKTSVALNRHASKGLLFISIMTYPTTGGVSASFASVGDINIAEPKALIGFAGRRVIEQTVREKLPEDFQTAEFLLDHGQLDAVVHRNDMKNILAKIVRLHAKGAK; from the coding sequence ATGATTCGCGATATATTTATGAAAAATAAAAAGAGGCGTCCTGTAACGATACCTTCTGATGCGGCAAAAAATGATGTCCCAGAAGGAATTATGACAAAATGTCCGCAGTGTAAAAATATTATTTTGACAAAGGATTTAATGAAAACATTAAAAGTTTGTCCGAAATGTGATCACCATTTGAAAATGACAGCTGCAGAGCGTGTGACATACTTATTTGACGAGGGGACATTCGAGTCAATAGATAATCATCTGAAAACCGAAAATCCACTGCAATTTCCAGCCTATACGGAAAAGATTGAATCAGATGCCAAGAAGACTGGTTTAAACGAAGCTGTCTTGACGGGGACTGGGAAAATTGACGGCCATGAAGTAGCTGTTGCGATTATGGATGCTCATTTCCGAATGGGATCGATGGGGTCTGTCGTTGGTGAAAAAATTACACGTGCGATTGAACAAGCAACTTCATTGGGCATTCCGATGCTTATTTTTTCAGCGAGCGGCGGAGCTCGGATGCAAGAAGGCGTATTATCACTTATGCAAATGGCAAAGACAAGCGTTGCATTGAATCGTCATGCGTCGAAAGGGTTGTTGTTCATTTCTATCATGACTTATCCAACAACTGGTGGTGTATCGGCTAGTTTTGCATCAGTTGGTGACATTAATATCGCCGAGCCAAAAGCACTGATTGGATTTGCGGGAAGACGAGTGATTGAGCAAACGGTAAGAGAAAAGCTACCAGAGGATTTCCAAACAGCAGAATTTTTGTTGGATCATGGTCAGTTAGATGCGGTTGTCCATCGAAATGATATGAAAAACATACTCGCTAAAATTGTCCGGCTTCATGCGAAAGGAGCGAAATGA
- a CDS encoding DRTGG domain-containing protein produces MATKHELILQHIEGLAVGEKISVRQVARALSVSEGTAYRAIKEAENQKLVNTIERVGTIRIEKKKKENIERLTFAEVLNIVDGLVLGGRGGLHKTLTKFVIGAMQLDDMMRYIDAGSLLIVGNRLKAHETALLAGAAVLVTGGFDATDDVKKLADELELPVISTSYDTFTVATMLNRAIYDQLIEKEILLVEDILTPLAETITLSTKDKVTHFNEVNRKTSHSGYPVIEKGGKLVGIITSRDAIGKSADDLIEKVMTRHPITVTGKTSVASAGHSMIWEGIDLMPVVTEAGMLAGIISRQDVLKAFQMTHRQPQQGETIDDIVKNQMKTSTDQQMTVEFTVIPQMTNQFGSLSYGALTTLLTEAGNRAIKMRKRGESVPENMTLYFIKHVQLGSVVVVEPRILHMSRRFVKVDFDILSEGDLVAKAVFMYQLFER; encoded by the coding sequence ATGGCGACGAAGCATGAATTGATATTGCAACATATTGAAGGGCTTGCCGTAGGTGAAAAAATATCTGTTCGCCAAGTAGCCCGTGCGCTGTCTGTCAGCGAGGGAACGGCATATCGAGCCATTAAGGAAGCGGAGAACCAAAAACTCGTCAATACAATCGAGCGTGTAGGTACGATCCGAATCGAGAAGAAAAAGAAGGAAAATATTGAACGGCTGACATTTGCAGAAGTGCTGAATATTGTCGACGGTCTTGTGCTTGGCGGACGTGGAGGTTTACACAAAACGTTAACCAAGTTTGTGATTGGTGCGATGCAGTTAGACGACATGATGCGCTATATTGACGCGGGCAGTCTGTTAATTGTTGGCAATCGATTAAAGGCGCATGAAACAGCTCTGTTGGCGGGTGCAGCCGTGCTGGTTACGGGTGGATTTGATGCAACAGATGACGTGAAAAAATTAGCGGATGAGCTGGAACTACCAGTTATTTCGACAAGCTATGACACGTTTACTGTGGCCACCATGTTAAACCGCGCGATTTACGATCAGTTGATTGAGAAAGAGATTTTACTGGTCGAGGATATTTTGACGCCGCTAGCAGAAACAATCACCTTGTCAACAAAGGACAAGGTTACCCATTTCAATGAAGTCAACCGTAAGACATCTCACTCGGGTTATCCTGTCATTGAAAAAGGTGGCAAACTCGTAGGAATTATTACTTCACGCGATGCTATCGGTAAATCGGCTGATGACTTGATTGAGAAAGTAATGACGCGTCATCCCATTACGGTTACAGGCAAGACAAGCGTTGCGTCAGCAGGGCATAGCATGATTTGGGAAGGGATTGACTTGATGCCTGTTGTGACGGAGGCGGGGATGCTTGCAGGGATTATTAGTAGGCAGGATGTTTTAAAAGCATTCCAAATGACGCATCGTCAACCACAACAAGGGGAAACCATTGATGATATCGTCAAAAATCAAATGAAAACCTCGACGGATCAGCAAATGACTGTCGAATTTACGGTTATTCCACAGATGACAAACCAATTCGGTTCGTTGTCATATGGTGCATTGACAACATTATTGACCGAAGCAGGGAATAGGGCTATCAAAATGCGCAAGCGCGGGGAAAGTGTTCCTGAAAATATGACATTATATTTCATTAAACATGTTCAATTAGGCAGTGTCGTTGTTGTGGAGCCACGTATTTTGCATATGAGCAGACGATTTGTCAAAGTAGATTTCGATATTCTATCAGAAGGCGATCTTGTGGCAAAGGCTGTGTTTATGTACCAACTGTTTGAACGTTAA
- a CDS encoding YtpI family protein, producing the protein MFNFILVFLIIASGVFYFYFKTRQFRTRSVFPIRKKMFASMAGSSLGGLLLFFGINQLILFDGIVTYVIAALFIALGAYVGIFNYRAYKHYLSFVDEEHELNKN; encoded by the coding sequence ATGTTCAATTTCATTTTAGTATTTCTGATTATCGCTTCTGGTGTCTTCTATTTCTATTTCAAGACCCGACAATTTAGAACAAGATCGGTATTTCCTATCCGCAAAAAAATGTTTGCCAGCATGGCCGGCTCCTCACTCGGTGGACTGCTATTATTTTTCGGAATCAATCAACTAATCCTTTTTGACGGAATTGTAACATATGTAATTGCTGCCCTATTCATCGCACTCGGGGCTTATGTTGGTATTTTCAATTACCGTGCCTATAAACATTATTTAAGCTTCGTAGATGAGGAACATGAGTTGAACAAAAACTGA
- a CDS encoding M24 family metallopeptidase, with amino-acid sequence MSKVKEIQQYLHNEHVDAAFITTPDNVFYITGFHSNPHERLLGVMVFKDAEPFIICPLMEVPDVKAAGWSFEAVGHEDTQDAWDVVMEAVRKRGNLPTSIAIEKSHLTVERFERMGQLLTDTTFVRLDEQLNSMRNIKSEDELVNLRKAAELADYAIAVGCKEIAEGKTELEILMAIEFEMKRKGAEKMSFDTMVLSGPKTASPHGTPGDRKIQQGDFILFDLGVVYNGYCSDITRTVAFGEPSEKMREVYETVKNAEQAAIDKVRPGVKALEIDKAARDVIDDAGYGDYFTHRVGHGLGISVHEFPSITGTNELELEEGMVFTIEPGIYHPDITGVRIEDDVVVIANGVEVLTKFPKELQIIQP; translated from the coding sequence GTGAGTAAAGTGAAAGAAATTCAACAATATTTGCACAATGAGCATGTAGACGCTGCTTTTATCACAACGCCTGATAATGTCTTCTACATTACTGGATTCCACAGCAATCCACATGAACGGTTATTGGGCGTTATGGTATTCAAGGATGCCGAGCCTTTTATCATTTGCCCATTGATGGAAGTGCCTGATGTGAAGGCAGCTGGCTGGTCTTTTGAAGCAGTCGGACACGAAGATACACAGGATGCTTGGGATGTTGTCATGGAGGCTGTTCGCAAACGCGGGAATCTTCCAACTTCTATCGCCATCGAAAAATCCCATCTAACTGTTGAACGCTTCGAACGCATGGGACAACTGTTGACTGACACGACATTCGTTCGTCTTGACGAACAGTTAAATAGCATGCGCAATATCAAAAGTGAGGATGAGCTGGTTAACTTACGCAAAGCTGCCGAGCTGGCCGATTATGCGATTGCCGTTGGCTGCAAGGAAATTGCCGAAGGTAAAACAGAACTAGAAATACTTATGGCAATTGAGTTTGAAATGAAGAGAAAAGGTGCCGAGAAAATGTCCTTCGATACGATGGTTCTTTCTGGTCCAAAAACTGCCTCACCACATGGCACACCAGGGGACCGCAAAATCCAACAGGGAGATTTCATCCTGTTTGACCTCGGTGTCGTCTATAATGGCTACTGTTCAGACATTACCCGAACCGTTGCCTTCGGTGAGCCGTCTGAAAAAATGCGTGAAGTTTATGAAACTGTGAAGAATGCAGAACAAGCAGCCATTGATAAGGTACGACCTGGCGTCAAAGCCCTCGAAATCGATAAAGCTGCAAGGGATGTTATTGATGACGCAGGTTATGGTGATTATTTCACACACCGCGTCGGTCATGGACTTGGTATTTCCGTGCACGAATTCCCGTCGATTACAGGGACTAACGAACTTGAGCTTGAAGAAGGAATGGTGTTTACCATTGAACCTGGTATTTATCATCCTGACATCACAGGCGTTCGAATCGAAGATGATGTTGTCGTCATCGCAAACGGTGTTGAAGTACTGACGAAGTTCCCGAAAGAATTGCAAATTATCCAGCCATAA
- a CDS encoding FadR/GntR family transcriptional regulator, which translates to MQNPKPSSKMFLDIVGELRIIIKEEGIKTGGKLPSERELAERLQAGRSTIREALRSLELLGLIETRRGEGTFLVDFQKHQLVEVLAAFIMQQPKSVMDVQETRRIHETAAIVLVCKDSSLRSLPVWKSLLAKIEMDGEILREDIIREMIIATGNRLSLKIWFLLKQYSRVPYQEMTGAEENNIVKEILNHLLDGDELKTLKAYSEWMELVEGERGERKS; encoded by the coding sequence ATGCAAAATCCAAAACCATCATCGAAAATGTTTCTTGATATTGTCGGTGAACTAAGAATAATCATTAAAGAAGAAGGCATAAAAACCGGTGGAAAATTACCATCAGAACGGGAATTGGCGGAACGTTTACAGGCGGGGAGATCGACAATCCGTGAAGCGTTACGAAGTTTGGAGCTACTTGGACTGATTGAAACACGCCGTGGAGAAGGGACTTTTCTTGTAGATTTTCAGAAACACCAGCTTGTTGAAGTGCTTGCCGCATTCATCATGCAACAACCCAAGTCCGTCATGGATGTGCAAGAAACAAGAAGGATTCATGAGACGGCTGCGATTGTATTGGTCTGCAAGGATAGCTCGTTACGGTCATTGCCTGTATGGAAAAGTTTGCTTGCGAAAATCGAAATGGATGGGGAAATACTCCGTGAGGATATCATTCGTGAAATGATTATTGCAACCGGAAATCGATTATCGCTTAAAATCTGGTTTTTATTGAAACAATATAGTAGGGTACCTTATCAAGAAATGACGGGTGCTGAAGAAAATAACATCGTTAAAGAAATACTTAACCATTTGCTTGACGGCGATGAATTGAAAACACTGAAAGCCTATTCGGAATGGATGGAGCTAGTTGAAGGCGAAAGAGGGGAAAGAAAGTCATGA
- a CDS encoding universal stress protein, which translates to MTLVYKQILVAVDGSKESEWAFKKAVAIADRNDATLNLINIIDTRSYAAVEAYDRSIAERAQKFAEELLNDYKVEAEKAGVQHVNIIVEYGSPKTMISRDLSKKLQADLIICGATGLNAVERFLIGSVSENIVRSAKCDVLVVRTAEDAK; encoded by the coding sequence ATGACATTAGTATACAAACAAATTCTCGTTGCCGTAGATGGATCAAAAGAATCCGAGTGGGCTTTCAAAAAAGCGGTGGCCATTGCAGATCGAAATGATGCGACTTTGAATTTGATAAATATCATTGATACACGTTCTTATGCTGCTGTGGAAGCTTATGACCGATCAATTGCAGAACGGGCACAAAAATTTGCAGAAGAACTTTTAAACGACTACAAAGTTGAAGCCGAAAAAGCAGGTGTGCAACATGTCAACATCATCGTTGAGTATGGTTCACCTAAAACAATGATTTCACGTGACCTTTCTAAGAAATTACAAGCCGATCTAATCATTTGTGGAGCAACAGGATTAAATGCAGTTGAACGCTTCCTGATCGGTAGCGTTTCTGAAAATATTGTCCGCTCTGCGAAATGTGATGTGCTTGTTGTACGTACAGCTGAAGACGCTAAATGA